The proteins below are encoded in one region of Belonocnema kinseyi isolate 2016_QV_RU_SX_M_011 chromosome 1, B_treatae_v1, whole genome shotgun sequence:
- the LOC117176513 gene encoding histone H2B-like: MAPKVSGKAVKKAGKAQKNVAKTDKKKKRKRKESYAIYIYKVLKQVHPDTGVSSKAMSIMNSFVNDLFERIAAESSRLAHYNKRSTITSREIQTAVRLILPGELAKHAVSEGTKAVTKYTSSK, from the coding sequence ATGGCTCCTAAAGTTAGTGGTAAAGCCGTGAAAAAAGCTGGCAAAGCCCAGAAGAACGTCGCTAAGACCGACAAGAAGAAGAAGCGTAAGAGGAAGGAAAGTTATGCTATCTATATCTACAAAGTCTTGAAGCAGGTGCACCCTGATACAGGAGTTTCCAGCAAGGCAATGAGTATCATGAACAGCTTCGTCAACGACCTCTTTGAACGTATTGCCGCTGAATCTTCTCGCTTGGCTCATTACAACAAGAGATCCACCATCACATCTCGGGAGATCCAGACTGCTGTCAGGCTTATTCTTCCTGGTGAACTAGCCAAGCACGCCGTGTCTGAAGGTACCAAAGCTGTCACCAAGTACACCAgctctaaataa